One Methanomicrobia archaeon DNA segment encodes these proteins:
- a CDS encoding glycosyltransferase family 39 protein, producing the protein MAIEKKALIEISTILLAIKFFAFILAPAAWLVLHNQFCDIVTLWNRWDAPHYVYIAENGYTAVGEGRYFIVFFPLYPLLIRLVASVLGNYEVAALVISNVASLLAGLYLYKLARIDYSESTALKSVFYLAIFPTSYFLIAGYTESLFLLLAIGSFYYARKARWSTAGVLGMLAAATRITGLVLLPSLLYEYFSQRSNPGSRRVRDLFFIALVSLGFVSYLIVNHVVFGDAFAFLAVQHEHWYKHLAPPWEGLLGAIGSIFWRDSADKVLIGVAEVVFGLFGFFCIAYAVIIKLRPSYTVYMFLTWLAVTSTSYWLSTPRYLLSLFPVFIMFALIADRREEWFYVLTTAFLLFFSFFLVLFTQGYWAF; encoded by the coding sequence ATGGCAATCGAGAAGAAGGCACTCATAGAGATAAGCACTATTCTACTTGCAATAAAGTTCTTCGCCTTTATCTTAGCCCCTGCAGCCTGGCTGGTCCTGCACAATCAATTCTGCGACATCGTTACGCTCTGGAACCGCTGGGACGCACCGCATTACGTGTACATCGCAGAGAATGGTTACACGGCAGTGGGCGAAGGGCGGTATTTCATCGTCTTTTTCCCGCTGTACCCGCTTTTGATACGGCTCGTCGCTTCTGTTCTGGGTAACTACGAGGTCGCTGCGCTCGTTATCTCGAACGTTGCCTCGCTCTTAGCCGGCCTCTACCTCTACAAACTCGCGCGAATCGATTATTCCGAGAGCACGGCACTGAAGAGCGTCTTTTATCTCGCCATCTTCCCCACCTCGTACTTCCTGATCGCGGGCTATACCGAAAGCCTCTTTCTGCTGCTGGCGATCGGCAGCTTCTATTATGCGCGGAAGGCGAGATGGTCCACGGCGGGCGTACTGGGCATGCTTGCCGCAGCTACGCGAATCACCGGCCTTGTTCTCCTCCCTTCTTTGCTCTACGAGTATTTTTCACAGCGCTCGAACCCCGGATCGAGGCGCGTAAGGGACCTCTTTTTCATCGCACTGGTGAGCCTCGGCTTTGTCTCGTATCTCATCGTGAATCATGTGGTATTCGGGGACGCCTTTGCGTTTCTCGCGGTACAGCACGAACACTGGTACAAGCATCTCGCTCCACCGTGGGAAGGCCTCTTAGGTGCGATAGGGAGTATTTTCTGGCGAGATTCTGCGGATAAAGTACTTATCGGGGTAGCGGAGGTCGTATTTGGCTTATTTGGCTTCTTTTGCATTGCTTATGCCGTCATTATCAAATTAAGACCGTCCTACACTGTTTATATGTTTCTTACGTGGCTTGCGGTAACTTCAACCAGTTACTGGCTGAGTACGCCCCGGTATCTGCTCTCCCTGTTTCCTGTTTTCATCATGTTTGCTCTCATTGCGGATAGGCGAGAAGAGTGGTTCTACGTACTGACCACGGCGTTTCTGCTCTTTTTTAGCTTCTTCCTCGTGCTCTTCACGCAGGGCTACTGGGCGTTTTGA